The following proteins come from a genomic window of Gossypium raimondii isolate GPD5lz chromosome 5, ASM2569854v1, whole genome shotgun sequence:
- the LOC105769716 gene encoding PHD finger protein EHD3 isoform X2: protein MHQFLSDDEGGIRRSIQDALLFHQENGCNVTVKDSDTCHEDKQNCSPQAGQIPNGTQHTAEKLEGVIISNGSYKELNTQTTTERCQRVFFDVIISEKFTTLCKLLLENFQGIKLDNLFHLSLINSRMKEGEYEQSPMLFTSDIQEVWRKLQGLGSEIISLAKSLSNITSASCSEQVGCSGGSAEKEKHEFCTRESETLAKPEQIEACGVFKVCTCRYCGEKADGKDCFVCDSCEEMYHVACIEPAVKMIPRKSWYCASCTGNGMGSPHENCVICNRLNAPRTLNSNVADENYNEHFETFTELEENSNCSVGNGLQLSPGSKTRRVCKICGGNFVKGEELRSCEHPYCPNKYYHVRCLTMKQLKTYCSRWYCPSCLCRACLADKDDDKIVLCDGCDAAYHIYCMKPPRTSIPSGKWFCRKCDAGIQRIQRAKRAYESKLKMKGVGGKMAYGNLELSPNQREKEESDRSRGGMDMLLSAASTLHFEEKLNATRKKS from the exons ATGCATCAGTTTTTAAGTGATGATGAAGGTGGTATACGGCGTTCCATTCAAGATGCACTTTTATTTCATCAAGAAAATGGTTGTAATGTGACAGTTAAG GATTCTGATACTTGTCATGAAGATAAACAGAACTGCTCTCCACAAGCCGGGCAGATTCCTAATGGAACTCAGCATACTGCTGAGAAGCTGGAGGGTGTTATTATATCTAATGGGTCTTATAAGGAATTAAATACTCAAACTACCACTGAGAGGTGTCAACGTGTTTTCTTTGATGTTATAATTTCAGAAAAGTTCACAACGTTGTGTAAGCTTCTCTTAGAGAATTTCCAAGGGATTAAGCTTGACAATCTTTTTCACTTAAGTCTAATAAACTCAAGGATGAAAGAGGGAGAGTATGAACAATCACCTATGCTTTTCACATCAGATATTCAGGAG GTATGGAGAAAACTTCAAGGACTTGGATCAGAAATTATATCCCTTGCGAAGAGCCTTTCAAACATTACAAGTGCTTCCTGTAGTGAACAA GTTGGATGTTCTGGTGGCAGTGCTGAAAAGGAGAAACATGAG TTCTGTACTCGGGAATCAGAAACTCTTGCTAAACCGGAGCAAATTGAAGCTTGTGGTGTCTTTAAAGTTTGCACTTGCAGGTATTGTGGGGAGAAAGCAGATGGAAAGGATTGTTTTGTATGTGATTCATGTGAGGAAATGTACCATGTTGCCTGTATTGAGCCTGCTGTGAAAATGATTCCTCGAAAAAGTTGGTATTGTGCCAGCTGCACCGGTAATGGAATGGGGTCTCCACATGAGAACTGTGTGATATGTAACAGACTGAATGCCCCACGGACTCTCAACAGCAATGTTGCTGATGAAAATTATAATGAACATTTTGAAACATTTACTGAATTGGAAGAAAATTCAAACTGTAGTGTTGGTAATGGGCTTCAGTTATCACCGGGGAGCAAAACCCGGCGTGTTTGCAAAATTTGTGGAGGTAATTTTGTCAAAGGTGAGGAGTTAAGGAGTTGCGAGCATCCTTACTGCCCCAATAAATATTACCATGTTAGGTGCCTGACAATGAAGCAGTTAAAAACATATTGTTCTCGCTGGTACTGCCCTTCTTGTCTATGTAGAGCTTGCCTTGCTGACAAAGATGATGATAAGATTGTTTTATGTGATGGCTGTGATGCTGCATACcacatttattgcatgaaaccACCACGAACTTCAATCCCAAGCGGAAAATGGTTTTGTAGAAAATGTGATGCTGGGATCCAGCGAATACAGAGAGCTAAAAGAGCATATGAAAGTAAGCTGAAAATGAAGGGCGTAGGAGGTAAAATGGCATATGGTAATCTGGAATTGAGCCCGAATCAGAGAGAGAAAGAGGAATCTGATAGAAGTAGAGGTGGAATGGACATGCTTCTATCTGCTGCCAGTACTCTACACTTTGAGGAGAAGTTGAATGCGACTCGCAAGAAGAGTTAG
- the LOC105770392 gene encoding uncharacterized protein LOC105770392, whose product MKLTWNKNKSNNKKRSREAIASYPNLPFDLQDPSHDDMQLQNQEHAHSQHQDKPSADALDSDFKQLAQFFQAQGNKLAEDGKFREALGKWETALNLMPENAVLLEQKAQVLLELGDAWSALKAATRATELESSWAEAWITLGRSQLNFGEPDSAIESFGRALAIKPDSVEAQDDRKTASHLIKKRKQLHSSGLSTDKNRYMVGDSTESS is encoded by the exons ATGAAGCTAACGTGGAATAAGAACAAGAGCAACAACAAGAAGCGGTCCAGGGAAGCTATTGCAAGCTACCCTAATCTTCCCTTTGATCTACAAGATCCCTCGCATGATGATATGCAGTTGCAGAATCAAGAACACGCCCATTCTCAACATCAAGACAAGCCCTCTGCTGATGCTTTGGATTCTGACTTTAAACAACTTGCCCAATTCTTCCAAGCCCAAGGCAACAAGCTTGCTgag GATGGGAAATTCCGGGAAGCACTTGGGAAGTGGGAGACAGCACTTAATTTGATGCCTGAAAATGCAGTTTTGCTTGAACAGAAGGCACAAGTTCTACTCGAGCTAGGGGATGCATGGAGTGCATTGAAGGCAGCCACTC GAGCCACTGAATTGGAATCATCATGGGCTGAG GCATGGATTACTCTTGGTAGATCACAATTAAACTTTGGAGAGCCCGATAGTGCCATTGAGAGTTTTGGCAGGGCATTAGCTATCAAG CCTGATTCTGTGGAGGCACAAGACGACAGGAAAACTGCATCGCATcttataaagaaaagaaagcagcTTCATTCTTCAGGCCTGAGTACTGATAAAAACCGTTATATGGTAGGTGATAGTACCGAGTCTTCTTGA